The Paenibacillus polymyxa M1 DNA segment AACTTGGAAAAAATGATAAAATAAGAACCACTATCATTGCTATGATCCAAAGCATTGAATATTTTAGTTCCATTCTATATTTACGCAGCAAATTTAATAATACTAGAAAACAAATGAGCGCTCCTGCAATTAATATAAATTGTAATTTAATGGATATCATAACTTCTCCTAAACTATTTGTTTTCTTAGTCTATCAATTAAAATTGCCAAGGAGACTTTTGTCATGTAATAAATTGACTTTAATGAGGTAATTGAAGATTTACCCTCAAGTCTTGCTTCCATATTAACTGGAATTTCCTTAATGCGAAAATTATTTCTCTTTAAATACATAATTGATTCAGGTTCAGGATAATCCATTGGGTACCTCTTAGAAAAAGCTTCAATCACCTTATTATTACATGCTCTAAATCCGGAAGTAGGATCAGTTATCCGCTGACCCGTTAACGCCCTGAGCATCTCAGAGAAATACACGATACCCACTCTTCTCATAAAAGATGACTGAAACCCCTCTTTATTAATATAACGAGACCCTATAACTAAATCTGCGTCGTTATTAATTAATGGTTTAATCAAATTTTCCAAGTATTTAGGATTGTGTTGCCCATCTCCATCAACCTGCACAGCTATGTCGAATTGATTATAAAACGCATATTTATAGCCGGTTTGCACTGCTCCACCGATGCCTAAGTTGCATGGCAAATTAACTGACGAAACATTAAGTGTTTCACAAAGTGCTGCCGTTGAATCTGATGAACAATCATTAATAACTAGAATATTCAATTGAGAATTATTTAATTCTCTGATTGAGGAAATTAGCTTTTCTAAACTTCGTTCCTCGTTATATGCAGGAATAATCAGTAGAATTTTTTTTGACTTAATCATCATTATCCCCTTAGCTCCCAGCAGGTAATAAATTTGCAGTGATAGATAGTGTAGCACGGAATATATTAATAATATCTACTACTAATAATATCTAACGAGGAAACATTAAATAAAAACATAAGTAGACATAATGAGTAAAACACATAGTTCTTCAACTTTTC contains these protein-coding regions:
- a CDS encoding glycosyltransferase family 2 protein, whose product is MMIKSKKILLIIPAYNEERSLEKLISSIRELNNSQLNILVINDCSSDSTAALCETLNVSSVNLPCNLGIGGAVQTGYKYAFYNQFDIAVQVDGDGQHNPKYLENLIKPLINNDADLVIGSRYINKEGFQSSFMRRVGIVYFSEMLRALTGQRITDPTSGFRACNNKVIEAFSKRYPMDYPEPESIMYLKRNNFRIKEIPVNMEARLEGKSSITSLKSIYYMTKVSLAILIDRLRKQIV